One Thomasclavelia spiroformis DSM 1552 DNA window includes the following coding sequences:
- a CDS encoding ABC transporter permease: MSNIMTIVKKEFKDILRDRKTLLMTFVIPIIIMPLLFTFIFSSVSDLASPSEDNKYKIVLETNNPEISTLFNESNIYELVKSNDPINDAYDGKITAYVIANDINELLLQGKTPEVDLYYDTTSQRALTAISTVQTMFSNYQNNYLATYLEQNNLSSDILKPFTYNEHAKDSEADSVSLMMLGMLIPMMIIGYSGSGIVPIATDLGAGEKERGTLEPLLSTSVSRSSILIGKLIVTATFGTITSILSAVGLLLAFKFGLSDMMAFSIDLSIQGMLLIILLAVLYVIFISAVMLLVSTYARSLKEANTYLTPVTLVPVLLSVITMYMEPSAVSTTMMNIPILNVVVVIKEIIFNQLNYTHLYMTIGWSVVYVIIAMIGAKMMYEKEEIIFRA; encoded by the coding sequence ATGAGTAATATAATGACTATTGTAAAAAAAGAATTTAAAGATATTTTAAGAGATCGAAAAACATTGTTAATGACATTTGTTATTCCAATTATTATTATGCCATTATTATTTACTTTCATCTTTTCATCAGTTAGTGATTTAGCTTCACCTAGTGAAGATAATAAATATAAAATTGTTTTAGAAACTAATAATCCAGAAATATCAACTCTTTTTAATGAATCTAATATTTATGAATTAGTTAAAAGTAATGATCCAATCAATGATGCTTATGATGGCAAAATAACGGCATATGTGATTGCCAATGATATCAATGAATTATTACTTCAAGGCAAAACTCCTGAAGTTGATCTATATTATGATACAACTTCACAACGTGCTTTAACAGCAATTAGTACAGTACAAACAATGTTCAGTAACTACCAAAATAATTATTTGGCAACTTATTTAGAGCAGAATAATTTATCTAGTGATATTTTAAAACCATTTACTTACAATGAACATGCTAAAGATAGTGAAGCTGATAGTGTATCATTAATGATGCTAGGAATGCTAATCCCAATGATGATCATCGGTTATTCTGGTTCTGGAATTGTTCCAATTGCGACTGATTTAGGAGCTGGGGAAAAAGAACGCGGAACATTAGAACCATTGCTTTCTACATCGGTTTCAAGAAGTTCAATTCTAATTGGAAAACTAATTGTTACAGCAACATTTGGAACAATAACGTCAATTCTATCTGCTGTTGGATTATTATTAGCATTTAAATTTGGATTAAGTGATATGATGGCTTTTTCAATTGATTTATCAATTCAAGGAATGCTTTTGATTATCTTATTAGCGGTGCTATATGTAATATTTATTTCTGCTGTCATGTTGTTAGTATCGACTTATGCTCGATCACTAAAAGAAGCAAATACATATTTAACACCAGTAACTTTAGTTCCTGTATTACTTTCTGTTATTACAATGTACATGGAACCAAGCGCTGTTTCAACGACAATGATGAATATTCCTATCTTAAATGTAGTTGTTGTAATTAAGGAGATTATTTTTAATCAGTTAAATTATACACATTTATATATGACAATAGGTTGGTCAGTAGTTTATGTTATTATTGCCATGATTGGTGCTAAAATGATGTATGAAAAAGAAGAAATAATTTTTAGAGCATAA